From one Humulus lupulus chromosome 8, drHumLupu1.1, whole genome shotgun sequence genomic stretch:
- the LOC133796762 gene encoding large ribosomal subunit protein uL5c, whose protein sequence is MASPSLLGSSTSSFHGQFPAIQPPLFSARIPHGNIGNGCGIVSVRAMARPVLVEKSEYEKVQRLKNTYLEKIVPLLMEEFSYKNILEVPKVEKIVVNSGIGDAQQNAKGLDAAMNDMALITGQRPVRTRARNSIATFKIREGQPLGIAVTLRGNVMYSFLDRLVNLAFPRTRDFQGVNANSFDGHGNYSVGIREQSVFPEIRFDALGKPMGMDVCIVTTAKTDKEGQRLLALMGMPFREGGGTTTLVRKKKLRAHHFDSKSRGRARK, encoded by the exons ATGGCGTCCCCTTCGCTCTTAGGGTCCAGTACGTCGTCGTTTCACGGCCAGTTCCCGGCCATTCAACCTCCATTGTTTTCTGCACGAATCCCTCACGGGAACATCGGAAATGGATGCGGGATTGTCTCGGTCAGAGCCATGGCGAGACCTGTGTTGGTGGAGAAGTCTGAGTATGAGAAGGTCCAACGGCTCAAAAACACTTACCTCGAGAAAATTGTTCCTCTGCTCATGGAAGAGTTTTCCTACAAGAACATCCTCGAG GTTCCAAAGGTAGAGAAGATTGTGGTGAACTCTGGTATTGGAGATGCTCAGCAAAATGCAAAAGGGCTCGATGCAGCAATGAATGATATGGCACTCATTACTGGGCAGAGACCTGTAAGGACACGAGCAAGGAATTCCATTGCCACCTTCAAGATCAGAGAAGGTCAACCGCTAGGGATTGCTGTCACACTTAGAGGAAAT GTGATGTACTCATTCCTCGATCGCCTTGTTAACTTGGCATTTCCTAGGACAAGGGATTTTCAGGGTGTGAATGCAAATAGTTTTGATGGACATGGGAATTACTCTGTCGGAATTCGTGAACAGAGTGTGTTCCCGGAGATCAGGTTTGATGCCCTTGGTAAGCCCATGGGAATGGATGTTTGCATTGTCACAACTGCTAAAACAGATAAAGAAGGCCAAAGACTATTAGCTCTCATGGGGATGCCCTTCAGAGAGGGTGGAGGTACCACAACATTGGTGCGCAAGAAGAAGCTCAGGGCTCACCACTTCGATTCCAAATCTAGAGGAAGAGCCCGGAAATGA